From one Staphylococcus kloosii genomic stretch:
- the hutI gene encoding imidazolonepropionase, with the protein MNDLIIQNIKQLILPKSTNRPLKGKELDELTTIDNGTVVVKDGTIVYSGKYTDEYEAKETIDASDKVVSPSLVEAHTHLVHGGSREHEMALKRQGVSYLEILEQGGGILSTVEATRNTSEEDLLKKAEKQVLTMMQHGVLTVEAKSGYGLDKETELKQLRVSNQLADKFNLEMKHTFLGPHAIPKGATSNQAFLDEMIDMLPEAKQYADFADIFCETGVFTIEESKKYMEAAKEAGFRVKIHADEIDPLGGLELAIDEDAISADHLVASSEEGKQKLNNSDTVAVILPGTTFYLGKEQYADARGMIDNNGAIAIATDFNPGSCVTNNLQLVMSIASLKLKLTSNEIWNAVTVNAAKAIDSEAGTINKGDRANIVLWDAPNYEYILYHFGINHADKVIKDGRIIFDNAISDSTINV; encoded by the coding sequence ATGAATGATTTAATTATACAAAATATTAAACAGTTAATTTTACCAAAATCTACCAATCGACCATTAAAAGGTAAAGAATTAGATGAATTGACAACAATTGACAATGGTACTGTTGTAGTTAAAGATGGAACAATTGTCTATTCTGGAAAGTACACTGATGAATATGAAGCTAAAGAAACGATTGATGCAAGCGATAAAGTTGTGTCACCGTCCTTAGTTGAAGCCCACACTCATTTAGTGCATGGTGGTTCAAGAGAACATGAAATGGCGCTGAAGAGACAAGGCGTGTCATACCTTGAAATATTAGAACAAGGTGGCGGCATACTTTCAACAGTTGAGGCTACACGTAATACTTCGGAAGAAGACTTACTGAAAAAAGCAGAAAAGCAAGTATTAACTATGATGCAACATGGTGTGTTAACGGTTGAAGCTAAAAGTGGATATGGCTTAGATAAAGAAACTGAATTAAAACAATTACGTGTTTCTAATCAATTAGCCGACAAATTTAACTTAGAAATGAAACATACTTTTTTAGGACCACATGCTATTCCTAAAGGTGCTACATCTAATCAAGCATTTTTAGATGAAATGATTGATATGTTACCTGAAGCAAAACAATATGCCGACTTTGCAGATATTTTTTGTGAAACAGGGGTCTTTACGATAGAAGAATCTAAAAAGTATATGGAAGCTGCCAAAGAAGCCGGCTTTAGAGTGAAAATACATGCCGATGAAATTGATCCGCTTGGAGGATTAGAATTAGCGATAGATGAAGATGCAATTAGTGCTGATCACTTGGTTGCTTCAAGTGAGGAAGGCAAACAAAAATTAAACAATAGTGACACTGTTGCAGTTATTTTACCAGGAACGACTTTCTATTTAGGTAAAGAGCAATATGCAGATGCAAGAGGCATGATAGACAATAATGGCGCGATCGCGATTGCCACAGACTTTAACCCAGGTAGTTGTGTCACAAATAATTTACAACTCGTAATGTCTATTGCATCACTTAAATTGAAGTTAACATCAAATGAAATATGGAATGCTGTAACTGTCAATGCAGCCAAAGCTATAGACAGTGAAGCAGGTACAATCAATAAAGGTGATAGAGCTAATATTGTCTTATGGGATGCACCAAATTATGAATATATTTTATATCATTTTGGTATTAACCATGCAGATAAAGTAATCAAAGATGGACGAATTATTTTTGATAATGCAATATCAGATTCCACAATTAATGTATAA
- a CDS encoding MurR/RpiR family transcriptional regulator: protein MFLDERLNKNFDKLNDNDLHIAQFINTHIQACKSMKIQDLAAQTHASNASIHRFTKKLGFDGYSDFKSYLKFETEQVKQLPSDSIEGFQQEIKNTFAYLERIDYKLITDKLLEAETIYLYGTGLAQLNVAQEAQRVLLTIHKNIIVLHDVHELKMILNKSTPQDLFFIISLSGESYQIPEITNALQLKQQYFISVTTLKDNNLAQKANYNVYVSSNTFYLHDGTDYSSFISYHIFFETVVRKFNERIEFGTL, encoded by the coding sequence TTGTTTTTAGATGAAAGACTAAATAAAAATTTCGATAAGCTTAACGATAATGATTTACATATCGCTCAATTTATTAATACACATATTCAAGCATGTAAATCGATGAAAATACAAGATCTTGCCGCTCAAACGCATGCTTCTAATGCTTCTATACATCGCTTCACTAAAAAATTGGGTTTCGATGGTTATAGCGATTTTAAATCATACCTAAAATTTGAAACTGAACAAGTGAAACAATTACCTTCAGATTCAATTGAAGGATTTCAGCAAGAAATTAAAAATACCTTCGCCTATTTAGAACGCATTGACTATAAGCTCATTACAGACAAATTATTAGAAGCAGAAACAATCTATCTATACGGCACGGGATTAGCACAATTAAATGTCGCTCAAGAAGCACAACGTGTATTATTAACAATACATAAAAATATCATCGTTTTACATGATGTACATGAATTAAAAATGATATTAAACAAGTCGACGCCTCAAGATTTATTCTTCATTATTTCGTTATCTGGAGAATCTTATCAAATACCGGAGATCACAAACGCCTTACAACTTAAACAACAATATTTTATTTCAGTGACGACATTAAAAGACAACAACTTGGCGCAAAAAGCTAATTATAATGTTTATGTTTCCAGTAATACATTTTACCTTCATGATGGCACTGATTATTCAAGCTTCATTAGTTATCATATCTTTTTCGAAACTGTTGTAAGGAAGTTTAATGAGCGTATAGAATTTGGTACACTTTAA
- a CDS encoding SDR family oxidoreductase, translating into MPNTDPRSKYSNADFPKQEQPIPGLQSELNPQPDCGETSYTGHDRLLDYKMLVTGGDSAIGRAAAIAYAKEGADVAINYLPAEEEDAQQVKQVIEQAGRKAVLIPGDLRNEQFNYDLIEQAQEQLGGLDNVTTVAGHQQYRDNIKGFDTASFTETFETNVYPIFWLVRKAVDYLKPGATITTTSSVQGYNPSPILHDYAASKAAIISLTKSLSEELGGQGIRVNCVAPGPFWSPLQISGGQPQEKIPHFGQKEVLGRAGQPVELAGTYVHLAAEESSYTTGQVYGVTGGTQLD; encoded by the coding sequence ATGCCAAATACAGATCCTAGAAGTAAATATTCAAATGCAGATTTTCCAAAACAAGAGCAACCTATTCCAGGGTTACAGAGCGAATTAAATCCTCAACCCGATTGTGGGGAAACATCATATACAGGTCACGATAGATTATTAGATTACAAAATGTTAGTAACTGGTGGCGATTCAGCTATTGGTCGTGCCGCGGCTATCGCTTATGCGAAAGAAGGTGCAGACGTAGCTATAAACTATTTACCAGCTGAAGAAGAAGACGCGCAACAAGTTAAACAAGTCATAGAACAAGCTGGCAGAAAAGCTGTCTTGATCCCAGGTGATTTAAGAAATGAACAATTTAATTATGATTTAATTGAACAAGCACAAGAGCAATTAGGTGGCTTAGATAACGTAACAACCGTCGCTGGTCACCAACAATATCGCGACAATATTAAGGGTTTTGACACGGCTTCATTTACCGAAACGTTTGAAACTAATGTATATCCAATATTTTGGTTAGTGCGAAAAGCGGTAGATTATTTAAAACCAGGTGCAACGATTACAACAACGTCATCAGTACAAGGTTATAATCCTAGCCCGATTTTACACGATTATGCCGCATCTAAAGCAGCAATTATATCTTTAACTAAAAGCTTGTCAGAAGAACTCGGTGGCCAAGGTATTAGAGTAAACTGTGTTGCACCAGGGCCTTTCTGGTCACCATTGCAAATTTCTGGTGGTCAGCCTCAAGAAAAAATACCACACTTTGGTCAAAAAGAAGTATTAGGTAGAGCTGGACAACCAGTAGAACTTGCAGGTACTTACGTACATTTAGCGGCTGAGGAGTCTAGTTATACAACTGGCCAAGTATACGGTGTTACTGGTGGTACGCAATTAGACTAG
- a CDS encoding SulP family inorganic anion transporter, with protein MISLDYLRQWQAKNYSNDIIIGILLALALLPGAIAFSFIAGVSPAMGLLSTSVIMLVISITGSRTIMVTAPSSGVSLVAAPIVAHHGLKYLILATLAMGIIQIIFGLCHINKVLDLIPNTVVIGFMNALGILLFTSQLSNVFHISSMTYVFVIISFIIIWLVPKFTRIIPSPLVAIIVLTICAWYFKPNIKYVADLSTIHIMLPKLYLPLDILTLHSIGVILFYGLMMAIVATVQTTLTARLIDELTHSTSNKNKESIGQGIATIITSSLSGIGGSALVGQSRFIVSMGVTSRITTFVTGVFLFVGLFAFSNIIGKIPMAVLATVLITISLTTFDRRTKSYIQAAPLKNGTVIITTMMIILISNNLAYGVLFGTIFYYTINNILKNRRSDT; from the coding sequence GTGATTAGTCTTGATTATTTAAGGCAGTGGCAAGCAAAAAATTATAGTAATGACATTATCATAGGTATCCTTTTAGCATTAGCACTTCTACCTGGGGCTATTGCATTTTCTTTTATTGCTGGAGTTAGTCCGGCGATGGGTTTATTAAGTACCAGTGTTATTATGCTTGTCATTAGTATTACTGGTAGTCGAACAATAATGGTAACTGCACCTAGTAGTGGTGTGTCATTGGTTGCAGCACCGATAGTAGCTCATCATGGTTTGAAATATTTAATATTAGCCACACTTGCAATGGGGATTATTCAAATTATTTTTGGTCTATGCCATATAAATAAAGTACTAGATTTAATTCCTAACACAGTCGTTATTGGATTTATGAACGCCTTAGGTATATTACTATTTACTTCTCAATTATCTAATGTTTTCCATATTTCAAGCATGACTTATGTGTTTGTTATCATTTCATTTATCATTATTTGGCTCGTACCTAAATTTACTAGAATAATACCATCACCATTAGTGGCAATCATCGTCTTAACTATATGTGCCTGGTATTTTAAGCCGAATATTAAATACGTAGCAGATTTATCAACCATACATATCATGTTACCTAAACTCTATTTGCCATTGGATATTTTAACTTTACATAGCATAGGTGTAATTCTTTTTTACGGGTTAATGATGGCAATAGTAGCCACAGTTCAAACTACACTTACTGCACGTTTAATTGATGAGCTCACACATTCTACTAGTAATAAAAATAAAGAATCCATTGGTCAAGGTATCGCAACAATAATTACCAGTTCCCTAAGCGGTATTGGAGGTAGTGCTTTAGTAGGGCAGTCTCGTTTTATCGTCTCTATGGGTGTAACTTCAAGAATTACAACATTTGTGACAGGTGTTTTTTTATTTGTCGGCCTATTTGCCTTTAGTAATATTATCGGCAAGATTCCAATGGCAGTATTAGCTACGGTACTTATAACCATTTCATTAACTACTTTTGACAGAAGGACAAAATCATATATTCAAGCGGCACCATTAAAAAATGGTACTGTTATTATTACAACGATGATGATTATACTAATAAGCAATAATCTCGCTTACGGTGTTTTATTTGGCACTATATTTTACTACACTATAAATAATATATTAAAAAATAGAAGGAGTGATACGTAA
- a CDS encoding flavin reductase family protein: MKQLNPQELSKQQNYKLLSGSVIPRPIAFVTTQDSTGNINAAPFSFFNVVNSAPPMIMISTGRNNGKRKDTSLNIEETENFVVHITDSDNVEDVNITAAPIEREENEIERTQMELIDSTVVDAPSVKNAKVRMECKLDRLIQLGDELEGSDLIIGEVVMFHIDDQVYFEDSKIYAETLQPIARLSGNDYARLGDKFTIERPTE, translated from the coding sequence ATGAAACAGTTAAATCCACAAGAATTATCAAAACAACAAAATTATAAATTATTAAGTGGCAGTGTAATTCCACGTCCAATCGCTTTTGTAACGACGCAAGATAGTACGGGGAATATAAACGCTGCGCCGTTTAGTTTTTTTAATGTCGTTAATAGTGCACCTCCGATGATTATGATTTCAACGGGTAGAAATAATGGGAAACGCAAAGATACTTCACTAAATATCGAAGAAACAGAAAACTTTGTAGTGCATATTACTGATAGTGATAATGTTGAAGACGTGAATATTACAGCTGCACCAATAGAACGAGAAGAAAATGAAATTGAGCGCACTCAAATGGAGTTGATAGACTCTACAGTTGTTGATGCTCCAAGCGTAAAAAATGCTAAAGTACGTATGGAATGTAAACTTGACCGTCTTATTCAATTAGGTGATGAACTTGAAGGTTCAGATTTAATAATTGGTGAAGTCGTCATGTTCCACATAGATGATCAAGTTTATTTCGAAGATAGTAAAATATACGCAGAAACTCTACAACCCATTGCTAGGTTATCTGGGAATGATTATGCGCGTCTAGGAGATAAATTTACGATTGAACGTCCAACTGAATAA
- a CDS encoding Na+/H+ antiporter NhaC family protein has protein sequence MKEKQKGNLWALSPLLLFVLLFLGIGIITGDFTTMPLNVAIVIASVYGLLLYRKETFAKKVEVFTKGAGHSNIVLMMIIFILAGAFSQTTEDMGGVQSTVNLGLTLIPENLLIVGLFIICMFVSISMGTSVGTVAAIAPVGFGLSQATDVSAALTMATVVGGAMFGDNLSMISDTTIAAVRTQKTKMSDKFKVNFKIVLPGAILTIIVLWFMTHGTHIDSTKDYDFNIVKVIPYLVVLILALVGINVILVLIGGTVLSAIIGLIDGSFNWTHLLKSISKGIIGMEDIAMIALLIGGLVALIEYYGGIAWLLNFIRSKVKSKRGAEFGIASLVSVADISTANNTISILMAGTLAKDISDEFDVDPRKSASILDIFASCFQGFVPYSPQLIAAAGVAKISPVELMGYSFYPILLGICGLIAIFFKLPKLNNKKKQKTAY, from the coding sequence ATGAAAGAGAAACAAAAAGGTAATTTATGGGCACTATCGCCACTGTTATTATTTGTCTTACTGTTTTTAGGTATAGGTATAATTACTGGTGATTTTACTACAATGCCACTTAACGTTGCTATCGTGATTGCCTCAGTATATGGTTTATTGTTATATCGTAAAGAAACGTTTGCAAAAAAAGTGGAAGTATTTACAAAAGGTGCGGGGCATTCAAATATTGTATTAATGATGATTATCTTTATTTTGGCTGGCGCTTTTTCTCAAACTACAGAAGATATGGGAGGCGTCCAATCAACAGTTAATCTAGGATTGACGTTAATACCAGAAAACTTATTGATTGTCGGATTGTTCATTATTTGTATGTTCGTTTCTATTTCTATGGGTACTTCTGTAGGTACAGTTGCAGCAATTGCACCAGTTGGATTCGGGTTAAGTCAAGCAACAGATGTTTCTGCCGCGCTAACGATGGCCACTGTAGTTGGTGGTGCTATGTTTGGTGACAATTTATCAATGATTTCTGATACAACGATTGCTGCCGTTCGTACGCAAAAGACTAAGATGAGTGATAAGTTTAAAGTCAATTTTAAAATTGTCTTACCAGGTGCAATTTTAACGATTATTGTATTGTGGTTTATGACACATGGTACGCACATTGATAGCACGAAAGATTATGATTTTAATATAGTTAAGGTAATTCCTTACTTAGTAGTGTTAATTTTAGCCCTTGTCGGTATCAATGTAATACTTGTACTTATTGGCGGTACTGTATTATCAGCAATTATAGGCTTGATTGACGGCTCATTTAACTGGACACATCTATTGAAATCAATTTCTAAAGGTATAATAGGTATGGAAGACATCGCTATGATTGCTTTATTAATTGGTGGACTAGTTGCATTGATTGAATATTATGGTGGTATTGCATGGCTCTTGAATTTTATTAGAAGCAAAGTTAAATCTAAAAGAGGCGCTGAATTTGGTATTGCGAGCTTGGTAAGTGTTGCAGACATTTCTACAGCTAATAATACAATATCTATTCTTATGGCCGGAACGCTCGCTAAAGATATTTCAGACGAGTTTGACGTTGATCCAAGAAAATCAGCTAGTATATTAGATATATTTGCGAGTTGTTTCCAAGGATTTGTACCATACAGTCCTCAATTAATAGCAGCTGCTGGTGTCGCTAAAATATCACCAGTAGAACTAATGGGTTATAGTTTTTATCCAATTCTATTAGGTATTTGTGGTTTAATTGCGATATTCTTTAAACTGCCTAAATTAAATAACAAGAAAAAACAAAAGACAGCATATTAA
- a CDS encoding amidohydrolase gives MPNFDDYVEWRRHFHQYPEVSKNEYETTKKLKEILTAYDIKVLDLPLETGLIAEVGQGDDFVAVRTDIDALPINEQVDHAFKSTNEGAMHACGHDIHMASILAVATKLKEIEADLKGRVRLLFQPAEEVGFGALSLVDTGALEGVKAVLGYHNFPTLNIGEFMVKSGPVTSSVDRFEFKIKGKGAHAAKPEQGNDTVIVLGQLINSIQSIVSRNIAAFDNAVVTIGEVSSGNTWNVIADEAYVQGTVRSFDQTVRQKIEDRMKQIGDGLAQAFDLEIETLYHRVTAAVSNDTKLTNDAVEVAKEVGYDVSIMDEPLTIGEDFSGYSTHYPSVFAFIGSNSDYDLHHPKFDPDERILETVPDYFVTFVNKLFDES, from the coding sequence ATGCCTAATTTTGACGATTACGTAGAATGGAGAAGACATTTTCATCAATATCCTGAAGTGTCTAAAAATGAATATGAAACTACAAAGAAACTAAAAGAAATTTTAACTGCTTATGATATTAAAGTGCTTGATCTGCCGTTAGAAACAGGATTAATCGCAGAGGTAGGACAAGGTGATGACTTTGTAGCAGTAAGAACTGACATTGATGCCTTGCCAATCAATGAACAAGTTGACCATGCTTTTAAATCAACAAATGAAGGTGCAATGCACGCATGTGGTCATGATATTCATATGGCAAGTATTTTAGCTGTAGCGACTAAACTTAAAGAAATTGAAGCCGATTTAAAGGGTAGAGTTAGATTATTATTTCAACCTGCCGAAGAAGTTGGTTTTGGTGCCTTAAGCCTTGTTGATACTGGTGCATTGGAAGGTGTGAAAGCAGTGTTAGGATATCATAATTTCCCTACGTTAAATATAGGTGAATTTATGGTTAAATCTGGACCGGTTACGTCTTCTGTTGACCGTTTTGAATTTAAAATTAAAGGAAAAGGTGCACATGCTGCAAAACCAGAACAAGGTAATGATACCGTCATAGTGCTCGGCCAACTTATTAATAGTATACAGTCTATAGTTAGTCGAAATATAGCGGCCTTTGATAATGCAGTTGTAACTATCGGTGAAGTTTCTTCTGGTAATACTTGGAATGTAATCGCCGATGAGGCCTATGTGCAAGGGACAGTACGTTCATTTGATCAAACAGTACGTCAAAAAATTGAAGATAGAATGAAACAGATTGGTGATGGTTTAGCACAAGCATTTGATTTAGAAATTGAAACACTTTATCACCGTGTAACTGCTGCCGTTAGTAACGATACAAAACTAACAAATGACGCAGTTGAAGTCGCTAAAGAAGTTGGTTATGACGTCTCAATCATGGATGAACCATTAACAATTGGTGAAGACTTCTCTGGATATTCAACACATTATCCTAGTGTGTTTGCTTTTATTGGCTCGAATAGTGATTATGACTTACATCATCCTAAATTCGATCCAGATGAACGTATTTTAGAAACAGTGCCAGATTATTTTGTTACTTTCGTTAATAAATTGTTTGATGAGTCGTAA
- a CDS encoding SRPBCC family protein, producing MAKYNVENDNVNVNLERLFKSSPELLYRAWTDERLLKRWFMTSERTNQLIQIDAQEQGSYKIIDIRKGKENKVQGRFESLEENEYIAMTIGMPEISEAEDKITVEIFEREAGITQMIFNYNAVVPKERRLSNLEYKQKKKEYHDSTAHGFEMMFDKLQQVIADERENGSN from the coding sequence ATGGCCAAATATAATGTGGAAAACGATAACGTTAATGTGAACCTAGAAAGGTTATTTAAATCTTCTCCTGAACTTTTGTATCGTGCATGGACGGACGAAAGATTACTTAAGCGTTGGTTTATGACTTCAGAAAGAACAAATCAACTTATTCAAATCGATGCTCAAGAACAAGGTTCTTATAAAATTATAGATATACGTAAAGGCAAAGAGAACAAAGTTCAAGGCCGATTTGAGTCATTAGAAGAAAATGAATATATAGCAATGACGATAGGCATGCCTGAAATTAGTGAAGCGGAAGATAAGATTACTGTTGAAATTTTTGAAAGAGAAGCAGGTATTACACAAATGATTTTTAATTATAATGCGGTAGTACCTAAAGAAAGAAGACTTTCAAATTTAGAATATAAACAAAAGAAAAAAGAATATCATGATTCTACTGCACACGGATTTGAAATGATGTTCGATAAGTTACAACAAGTAATAGCAGATGAACGTGAAAATGGGTCTAATTAA
- the hutU gene encoding urocanate hydratase, which yields MRQIQAKKGLDIECKGWEQEAVLRMLYNNLDPEVAERPEDLVVYGGIGKAARNWEAFEAIENTLRDLEADETMLVQSGKPVAVFKTHEEAPRVLISNSVLVPEWANWDHFHELDKEGLMMYGQMTAGSWIYIGSQGIVQGTYETFGELANQHYDGSLAGTVTLTAGLGGMGGAQPLAVTMNEGVVIAVEVDESRIDKRIATKYCDVKTDNLDEALKLADEARKEKRPLSIGLLGNAVDIHKEILDKGFKIDIITDQTSAHDPLNGYVPQGYSVEEAKTYRENNPKAYVKESEASMAKHVSLMLEFQKQGAIAFDYGNNIRQVAYNNGVTNAFDFPGFVPAYIRPLFCEGKGPFRFAALSGDPKDIERADEEMRKLFPENEKLNRWLDLASEKIAYQGLPSRIAWLGYGERAKMGLALNKLVRDGEISAPIVIGRDHLDSGSVASPNRETEGMKDGSDAIGDWAVLNALINTAAGGSWISFHHGGGVGMGYSLHAGMVVVADGSERADRRLGRVLTTDPGMGVARHVDAGYDSAVKVAKEQGVKIPMIDRKGDQ from the coding sequence ATGAGACAAATACAAGCCAAAAAAGGATTAGATATCGAATGTAAAGGATGGGAACAAGAAGCAGTTTTAAGAATGCTTTATAATAACTTAGATCCGGAAGTAGCAGAAAGACCAGAAGATTTAGTCGTATACGGGGGCATTGGTAAAGCGGCTAGAAACTGGGAGGCTTTCGAGGCAATTGAAAATACATTACGAGATTTAGAAGCGGATGAAACGATGTTAGTCCAATCTGGTAAACCAGTTGCAGTATTTAAAACGCACGAAGAAGCACCTCGTGTATTAATATCAAATTCAGTATTAGTGCCTGAATGGGCAAACTGGGATCATTTTCATGAATTAGACAAAGAAGGTCTTATGATGTATGGACAAATGACTGCAGGTAGTTGGATTTATATTGGTTCACAAGGTATCGTTCAGGGGACTTATGAAACTTTCGGTGAGCTAGCAAATCAACATTATGATGGAAGCCTTGCGGGCACTGTGACGTTAACTGCTGGTTTAGGTGGAATGGGTGGTGCGCAACCACTTGCTGTTACGATGAATGAAGGTGTCGTAATTGCAGTAGAAGTTGATGAATCAAGAATTGATAAACGTATTGCTACTAAATATTGCGATGTTAAAACAGATAATTTGGATGAAGCATTAAAATTAGCGGATGAAGCGAGAAAAGAAAAGCGTCCTTTATCAATCGGTCTTTTAGGTAATGCTGTAGACATACACAAAGAAATATTAGATAAAGGTTTTAAAATTGATATTATTACAGACCAAACAAGTGCACATGATCCGTTAAATGGCTATGTACCTCAAGGTTATTCAGTTGAAGAAGCGAAAACATATCGCGAGAACAACCCTAAAGCATACGTTAAAGAATCTGAAGCATCTATGGCTAAACACGTTTCATTAATGTTAGAGTTCCAAAAACAAGGTGCTATTGCGTTTGACTATGGTAATAATATTCGTCAAGTTGCTTATAATAATGGTGTTACAAATGCGTTTGATTTCCCAGGATTTGTACCAGCTTATATTAGACCACTATTTTGTGAAGGTAAAGGACCATTTAGATTTGCAGCATTAAGTGGTGATCCTAAAGATATCGAACGTGCGGATGAAGAAATGAGAAAATTATTCCCAGAAAATGAAAAACTAAATCGTTGGTTAGATTTAGCTTCTGAAAAAATTGCATATCAAGGCTTACCATCACGTATCGCTTGGTTAGGTTATGGTGAAAGAGCTAAGATGGGCTTAGCGTTAAATAAATTAGTTAGAGATGGAGAAATTTCTGCACCTATCGTTATTGGTCGTGACCATTTAGATTCAGGTTCAGTAGCAAGTCCTAACAGAGAAACTGAAGGTATGAAAGATGGTTCTGATGCAATAGGTGACTGGGCTGTACTAAATGCATTGATTAATACAGCAGCAGGTGGCTCATGGATTTCATTCCACCATGGCGGTGGCGTAGGTATGGGTTATTCGCTCCATGCGGGTATGGTAGTAGTTGCTGATGGCTCAGAACGTGCAGATAGACGTTTAGGTAGAGTGTTAACTACAGACCCAGGCATGGGTGTAGCACGACACGTTGATGCTGGCTATGACTCAGCAGTAAAAGTTGCCAAAGAACAAGGCGTCAAAATTCCAATGATAGATAGAAAAGGTGATCAATAA